In Topomyia yanbarensis strain Yona2022 chromosome 2, ASM3024719v1, whole genome shotgun sequence, one DNA window encodes the following:
- the LOC131684020 gene encoding large ribosomal subunit protein mL45 produces the protein MASISIITRLGIKFLQLPQPGFLVPCLQNTISQQQQVRHRRTKHWDPKWKRLRKAKFVKIDIPNLNERAEDLTQEQVKSKLKERGLLPPRPWMERPFHISCTGGVFEPYVPPEGDGKMSAISKVGAKQKFELLEKKTKSMMAVRKIRNYDEDFETPEFAAQAQDIYISAHNILAEKNKYKLREIVTERAYPELMHNIADKTIHWTFLKSLEPPRVVHARVTDVITKENLFAQVTVRFHTQQKLAIYDRFGRLMHGSETIAKDCLEYVVFEKHLSNEYGVWRLHEKIIPDWMPPKSPAYITYRMDDEPPSNKPEDTKELVAAGEEGDKVATTAAA, from the exons ATGGCATCGATTTCTATCATCACTCGCTTAGGAATCAAATTCCTTCAG CTTCCGCAACCGGGATTCCTGGTACCGTGTCTTCAGAATACAATAAGTCAGCAACAGCAGGTTCGTCACCGTCGCACAAAACACTGGGACCCAAAGTGGAAAAGATTGCGTAAAGCCAAGTTCGTGAAAATTGACATTCCCAACCTAAACGAACGGGCCGAAGATCTCACCCAGGAACAGGTAAAATCAAAACTAAAAGAACGAGGACTGCTTCCGCCGCGGCCGTGGATGGAACGACCGTTTCATATCAGTTGTACCGGTGGAGTATTTGAGCCCTACGTCCCACCAGAGGGCGACGGTAAAATGTCTGCCATTTCGAAGGTAGGCGCCAAGCAGAAGTTTGAACTGCTTGAGAAGAAAACCAAATCTATGATGGCTGTTCGGAAGATTCGTAACTATGATGAAGATTTTGAAACCCCGGAGTTTGCGGCGCAGGCTCAAGATATCTACATCAGCGCTCACAATATTCTGGCTGAGAAAAACAAATATAAACTTCGGGAAATAGTTACCGAACGGGCATATCCGGAGCTGATGCACAACATCGCCGATAAGACTATCCATTGGACATTTTTGAAATCGCTTGAACCGCCGCGTGTAGTTCATGCCCGTGTCACCGATGTGATTACCAAAGAAAACCTGTTCGCCCAGGTCACAGTTCGATTCCATACACAACAGAAGCTGGCCATCTATGATCGCTTTGGTCGATTGATGCACGGAAGCGAAACTATTGCCAAGGATTGCTTGGAATACGTTGTGTTTGAGAAGCATTTGTCCAACGAGTACGGCGTTTGGCGGCTGCACGAAAAAATAATACCCGATTGGATGCCACCTAAGTCTCCGGCCTATATAACGTACAGAATGGATGATGAACCACCGTCAAATAAACCAGAGGACACTAAGGAACTGGTGGCTGCTGGCGAGGAGGGTGATAAGGTGGCAACAACAGCTGCTGCTTGA